In the Methanomassiliicoccales archaeon genome, TTTTGCACGCTTTTTGAGGTCTTAAGTCTCATCTACTTCTCTGTAAGCTCTTCGACTTCCTCTTTTCCATGCTCAAGTTCCTCCCTCTGCTCCAGATCATACTTTAGGAGCAAGGCTTGGAACTCTCCGACATGTGTTTTCTCTTCCTTTGCTACATCCAAAAGGACTTTTCGGATATCATCCTTTTTAACCATCGAAGCCAATTGCTCGTAAAGTGAGATGGCATCCAGTTCAGCGATAATGGCAAGGCGTAAGGCCTCTTTTTCTACGTCACCCTGCTTGATTTTAGTAATGTCTATTGTTGGTTGCGAAAGCACGAACTCCACTCCTTGCAGGAGTGAAAGCTAGCAATGCAAAAAAATCTTTGCAGAAGTCTATTGGAAAAACAGAATTATTTATCGCGAGCCTTTTTGATTCGAAAGATAAATAAAAAATATATGGCAGATGGCAAACCTTCGGAGAATTGGAAGTTCTGACCTGCAGTGCTTCACTAAAACGATTAGTTAAATCCTATTACTTCCTTATCATGTGCATCTAATGAATCAAAGCATTCATCGAATGCTCATTATCATAAAGGCAGCCATATTAACATGCCTCAGAGAAATCTCAGGCATGATGCTGTTGCCTCACCGAAGATATTGAAATAAATAAAAATATCAATCTAATTATTTAATCCAATGGTTGGACTATTCTACCTTTTTAACCTTCTTATATTCCTTCCTATCTAATTTTTTCAACTTGCCATTATCGAAGGCCCATTTATAAAATTCGAGTTCGGAGGGAGCGATTGCTATCGTATCACCCGATCTAAGTTTCTTTCTAGTAGTCCAATCAGTGAACCCGCTCACTACGCGATACACCTGGGCTTCGGTAAGATATTCCTCTTGACGCCACACGCCCTGCATCTGCGAATAGGTCCCGTTGAAAAACCTTAGCATACCACCCCGCAGCTCCGCCACTCGATTACAAATCGCATCTAGAAGGTAACGGTCATGCGTTACGAGTATCAGAGTACCAGGATATTCCTTCAGCGCTTCTTCCAGGGCCTCTCGCGATGCCACATCAAGATAATTATTGGGCTCGTCTAAGAGCAATAAATTCCGCTGTTCGCATATAAGCAGGGCAATAGCGACCTTAGCTCTCTCCCCACCGGACAGCTTCTCTATCGGTGTCTTTACCTTTAGATCATCGAAAAGAAGTTTTGCCAATATAGATCTGGCTGCGGCTCTGTCATCTTTTCCCAGAACTTGTAACAATTGCTCCTCGGGCGTCAGGCGTTCGTCCAGCCCATCATGACTTTGGGAGAAGTAGCCTATTTTAGCGGCGGGAGAGATCCATAGCTCCCCAAGATATGGCAATTCCCCATTGAGTACTTTAAGCAGACTAGTCTTTCCCGAGCCGTTGGGCCCGAAAACGCCTAATTTGTCACCTAAGTTAAGCTCGAAATCAACCATGTCCAAGATTTTTTGCTTACCTCTCGCTACAAGAAGATTTTTGGCCCTGATGAAGGCTTTGCCATGCTTGTCCGCTGTACTGATTTGAAAGCTAATACTTCCTTCTTCACGAATCGTCTCGACAGGGGTCAAGCGCTCTGCTCTTCTGATCATGGCTTTGTGAGCCCTTCCATAGCGATTGCGCAGATGCTGCTCCTCCGCTGCTTTCAATAAACGATCGCGCTCGTGTCTCAATTTTTCCTCGGCCAATCTTAGCTTCTCTTTTTCCAACTTCTTCTTTTCCACAAAATCGGAATAATTTCCTCGATACTCACGAAGTTTTCCATCATCCAAATCCCATATGGTAGATACCATGCTATTCAGGAAATAACGGTCATGGGACACTACCACCAGCGCTCCTTTGTATCTTAATAGGAATTCCTCCAAGGCCTGTGTGCCTTCGATATCTAAATGACTGGTAGGCTCATCGAGTATCAACAGCTCAGCATCTTCAGCCTGCATCATCAAGCGCGCCAAGCGCATCTTGGTCTGTTCCCCACCGCTCAACCCTTGAAATGAACTGTTCCACAAATTGTCCGGGATTCCCAGTTGCTGCTTGGCTCTATTTCTAAATTCTTCCACAGAATGGTCCTTGCCTGATGCCAATTCCTCCAGCAGGCGATCATACTCCATCACTACCGTGTTCATGTCAATACTGGTATCGGATGCGGCTTGCATCATCAACTGCTCCAGCTCTTCCAAGCGAGCCTGCTTCGCCTTCTGCTTAGGATCGAGACAGAAATCCTGAATAATGCCCTCCTCGGATTCAAACTGCGGGAGATATCCTATTTTCGATGTGCGAACTTCGATTTCCCCCGTATCTGGTTTAATCTCCCCTACGAGTAAGCGGAGCAGAGTGCTCTTCCCAGAGCCATTAGACCCTACTAATCCGATGCGATCCCCTGGCTCAATGATGGCTGTGACCGACTTCAACACATCTTTCTTCCCGAATGACTTTGACACTTCACGCGCACTTAGAAGCACATTCCTAGCATTATTTGCCCCTTAATCATCCTTTTCTTTACCAGCCGCAAGAACATACACAACTTTATGATCTTGCTGGACTGCTAGTATTTTTCCTTCTTCGATTAGCTGTGCCAATGCTTTCATGGCCAGCTCGGCATTCTTATTCCTCGGCACATTTTCGAGGGCGATTTGACCTCGTTGTCTAATCGAGGTCAGTATGAAATCCTTGGCTATTCTAAGGCGTCGGACCTCGAATTCTTCTTCTTGAATGATTTTCTGCTCCGCGCGTGCCAATGGGTCTGCTGCAGAAGCCTTCGATGATTTCATTATGGTGCCCCAAGTAGAGTCAGAATTAATCGCGTCATTAGATGTCATTACTCTAATTTTTATATCCTTCATGCTCTGGTTTCTTAACCCTTCTGATGATGGCTGTGATGCTTTCTTGTCCTCAATTTCAGAAATTTGGATTTCATAACCTGATTGAGGCGATGCTGGTAATGTAGATTCCAAAGTTGCTGTTTCCTTCGTCTTAATATCCTTTGTCTTATCCTGAATATGGGATAGAATGCTCTTTTGTCTCTGGCTCAGTACCGTAAGGGCCATATCAGAGTGCAAGAGCTTAGACTCCAATTCCATCATCCTTCGGCGCATTTGTGAAATATTTTTCTGCGTCTGTCTCCATGTGATTGCGCTGCGTACAAGGGCAAATGGTATAAAAAGACCTAAACCTAGAAACGGCAATATCAATGACCAATTTATTTCGGTTCTTATCTCCACCTGCTCTTTCATGCCTAAGATTTCGATGTCGTAAGAACCTTCTCCCAAACCCGTGACTTCGAAACGTATCTCTCCCTTCTCAAGAGGACCTAAAGAAACTTTCTCGGACTTAACTGGCTTCCCATTTATGAATAGAGTGATATCCCTGGTCCCATTAATTTCGCCGACGTTGATAAGGGTAAGGACGACAGATACCACATCCCCTGACTTCCTCACCAATTCGATTGGCCCCCAGAAAACTTTACTGCTGGATTCGATGCTCAGCGCGGTGGGAAGGAGATATGCTGCTTGCTGAGGATCGAAGGATGCGATGATTGCCATCTCCCCTCCCCTATTGAAATAGGCAGAACACTGCCCCACACGCATGACATCGCCCATGGATGGCGGTAATGGGGACCATTCGCCCTCACTGAATAGATAAATCCCGATCATCCTTGTGACTGAGGGCAATAGACTAGGATCATAGCTCATGATCAAAGTCAAAGGACCATCCGCTATTCTCCCCGAGACTCTTTGACCATTGCAGTATGCGTCGATGTTTATTGCGGAGCCGATGATGGCCATTCCTTTAGCGGTCGACCGGCTGTTTTCGGATCTCTTAATCATGATCGAATCCAAAGGAGTTATAGCTCTGGTGTCATCATATGTCCATAACCGCGTCCCTACCGCGACCAAAACGGCTACGCTTCGATCCTTGGACTCGGCTAGGAAATTGTCCACAGCCCTGCCTTCCGAATCCAATAGAATGGTATTGGGATTACCCAATACATTCATCTTCATCCATGCCATCCCTGGGCGTGGCGGGGGCATATCCCCTAGGAGATAGTTGATGTTGAAGCTTAAGCTATCACCCTGCGCTTCATTCTGGGGTTGATATGTTTCCTCAAATTCCCAATACCAGACAATATCTACCGTGGCTCCCGCTCTAACATTCAATATCCAAACGTAGGTGGCAGAGAATGCTGATGATGGGAATTGACGGATGCTACAGGGCATCTGCAAGTTGGTGGTAAGGCCTCTGGCCTGTACCTTGAACTTAAGATAATCATCCAGATGAGCGCCGTCCCCTCCCCAATCGCTTTCGGTGATAGCCGTTACCCATATAGCAATCTGTCCATCCAGGGAGCCTTTGTTTCTTAATTGAACTGTTCTAGTCCCTAGATCTCCCGGTTTGATGTCCTTGACGGAGAATGGGGTAGCTAACCCCTCTCCGATTTCCAGGTCGATGTATGGCTCTTGGGCTGAAACCGAACCCGACGCTAAAAGTACCCAGCTGCTGGCGAATAATATGATAATGAAGAGACAGGATGAAATCCTTGGTATGCCAAATGAACTTAACCTGGCCTCAGAGATAATGCAACCTCACCTCCATGAGCAAAGGCGTGAATCGGGAATCATTGGTTGAAAGGTATGCGCGCCATTGCAAGTATCGACCTGATGACAAAACATAGGCAACTTGAGGATTTGTGCCTAATTCCAGCCACTCTGATTGTGGTTGGCCTCCGACTAAACGATCCGAGGATCGAACTTGAAGCTTGATCCCGGTGCCTGCAGGAGTGCTCGAGTCCCAAAACACACCCACGAGTGTGGTTCCTTCCGAGCCTGTATCCCAAACGGAAGAGGTCATTGAGCCAGAAAGCAGTAATTTTTTAGGGCTTGAGGCCAAAGCAGCGCCTTCGGCCACTTTGGCAGGAAGGCTAGCGCTTTGCGACCAAACGTCTTTATTCGAATCATACACATAAGCTAGTGAAGTGCCATCTCCTATCACAGCATAGACTTTACCCGGGTGCATGAAGGCAAGACTGGCCCCTAATCCAATGGCTCTTGGGAGAGGGGATAAGGAATTCCATGTATCGGTTTCTATACTATATTTCCAAAAATGCGGGGAATTGTAACCGCGGATAACATAAATGCTGCCCGCACCGTCATAGGCCATTGCTGCCCCACTACCAATCGTTGAAGGCGCACTGGACAGAATGGTCCATGAGTCCTGTGACGCATCATATCTGAGGAAGGTAGTCGTCCCTCCACCACACAGTACATAGATATGACCCATCCCGTCCGCCATCAGACAGCCCCCGAAATCGATTTGCAGAGGTGTAGGCGCAAGTTGAAGCCAAGCATTTAAGGAAATGCTGAAGCGCCAAAAGCCATGTTCTCCGCCCCCCTGGATGAGATAAAGATTTCCAAAACCATCATATGCTAAGCCTCCGCCCGCTTTCACAGAAGCAGGCGTGCGAGGCAAGTTTGACCAGGAATTGGTCAAGGCATCATATCTCCAGAACTGGCGAGTGCCACCTTGAGTCGCATAAAGGTATCTGTTCTCATCACTAACTAGAGAGCTGCCCTCATTCTTCAGGGATGCAGGAGCGTTGGTCAAGAAAGACCAAGTGGATGAAGTCGTGTTGTATCTCAGGAATTGATTTGAATTCGAGCCTCTAAAGGCATAAAGAAATTCGGTTTTGCCCTGAAGCATAACGTTGCCAGGAGATGAGTTCACGTCCAAGTTCTCCATAGTATTTGTCAGGAAGTCAGCAAGCGTTGTGTGGATCCATGCTTTGGTTCCAGAGGCAGAAAGGGAAATTTTGGTTGTTTCAGTATCTATGCAAGATGCAGAGGTTCCTAATACGCTCAAGAAGACCAGTAAAAGACTCATCATGATGGACATAGCGATTTTAATCTCATTGAGTGCTGGCAACATCCACATCTTTCCTTTGTTTAATCATTCAAGATTTTCCCGGCCAATAATGGCTATAAGGGCATAGAGCAGAGTTTCGAGATGGATTTCATCTCACGAGCTTAATCCGCACATTTCCACCTCGCAATCGAAGCCATGGAGTTGGGATCTGCTGCAAAACCCCTCTTCTCTAATCCTATTGCTCGCTCCTCGGACAGTATTTATCATTCTTGTTCTACGACTTCCATTTGCGCTGATCCTTCTTAATTTGAATCTCCTATGTGCTAGCTCATTTTCGGATATCCTCTAGATGCAACCCCCCCTTTTCTTCTCTATTATTAAATTGAAATGGGTGGACCTTTCGATCCCCCCCGTTAAAGGAATTACACCTGTTGCAAAACGAACACGATGTCGAATGTCACCGTATCTCCCATAATTTCATTGCCAACGGTAGTGGGCACACTGTAATATATCCCGATATTGACAGTTGCTCCAATGGCCATCTCTCCATATGTCACAGTGGCGCCATTGAAGGCGTTAAGCTTTCCCGACCAGAGCAGACTCTCACCAGCATCCCTTAGTCCGTTGGCATTAGCGTCAACGAATATCTCGATATCGACGTTGGAGCTGAGATCGCCTGGCTCTGCGGTATTCGTCTCGGGCTCGTAATTCATTCCTTCTGCATCGACTAAGTTCTGACCGGAAATCCTCAACTCCGCGACGATAGAACCCTGGTTCTGAACCTGAATGTAGGAGCTGCCTGAGCTACCTGGGACCATATTGATGAAGCTGATTGGCATAGAACCAGCGGTGCCCAGAACTAGATCTAGGCTACCGGCGCTGAACTGATTTCCAGAGCTCGTCTCCGTGTCGCTGAAGTATGCATAGGCACCGCCAGCGATTAAGGCGGCGGCAAGCATAGCTCCGATCGCCAACATCACCATCCTCTTTTTCAACTAGTTTTCCTCCTTAATTTATTTTAGTGAATCTATGATTTACAAAGGATGTTTATAACCTAAATGACCTGATTATCAATTGTGATTTCAGTTTTTAAAATAAGCTGGCATTATTTCTATCATAAGTGATTATTAAATTTTGAGAATGACCTTCTCGATTTGTTATATAGTATGATAACATAAAATAAAAACAAAATTTGAGTCTCTTCAAGATTCAACAAATTATTTCTTTAATATCTAAATCGAACCTCTTGCCTTCGATTTTGATGAAGATAGTTCTGCTTCGTCGATTAAGGGAAGAGATATTGAAGCTAGAAGAACATTTCTTCTCGTATGGGCCGGATGACGCATCTATATACGCGCATAATCAGGAAGACCTTTGATAAGCGCTTCTTCATGGCCAAGCTTACACGCCTGCCTATCCTTGGTCAGGCCATGGAGTTTGCTTTCTTCGAGGACGATGACATAATCATCCTTCCAAAAGAGAAGGTGGCCGAGAAAGCGGTGTCGCGTTCCAGGACCATTGAAATTAATATTCGAGCTGAGCCTGAGAACGTAGTTCTGCCTTCAGCGGTTATAGAGTACTTCGTGTTACGATCTAGATACATATTCATCATGGACAAATGCATGTGCCGAGATGCCAACCATTGCGAGAATTATCCAGCCAGTCTGGGATGCGTTTTTTTGGGAAGAGGCGTCTTGAAAATCCCTAAGGACATGGGTAGGATGGCCACACCAGAGGAGGCCCTCGAACATCTGCGAAAGTGCAGGGAAGCAGGCCTTGTGCATCTGATAGGACGTGACAAGATCGATTCCGTCTGGCTAGGTACAGGACCAAAGGAAGACCTTCTGTCGATCTGCTCTTGCTGCGAGTGCTGCTGCCTATGGAAGATGTTGCCAGAACTGAACGAGAGCATTAATGCCACCGTGACACGCATGCCTGGAGTGGAGCTGATAATCGACCAAGATAAATGCGTTGGATGTGAAAAATGCGTTAGGGAAGGAGTGTGCTACGTCTCTGCAATTTTTATAAAAGAGGGCAAAGCCAGAATCGAACTAAATCTTTGCAAGGGATGCGGTAGATGTGTGGAGATTTGTCCCAAACAAGCCATTGAGATGCATATCTTGGAATCGGACTTTCTACAACGAACGATAAATAGAATCCAACCTTTGGTGAATGTCTCAAAACCATGAGTTGCGATTCTATTATACTAATCTATCGTGTGGCTTCTATTGATTTCATTCGTTCTCCTTCTTAGTCAGAAAAAAAAGGTGAGACGGGGAATGGATTTAAGAGATCGCCATTCCCCGCCACTTTATCCTTTTCTAAGACCTCACCCTTCTCATTTGCACGGACTCGAATACCTGCACGAAGCCAGCCAGGATGACCAAAATACCAGCTATGTAAACCACTGTGGTAAGTGAGGACTCTGGATAAGCGAGGAATATAACGCCTAACACAATGGCGATCAATCCTGTCGCCACGGCCATCCACTTACCGTTGTCGCCATAAATCGTATTCATATTCTCTGCAGGGACCATGAAAGCGGCAACTATCTCGAAAATGCCCCAGATTATCGCCCAGATAGCTATGAGTATCCAGCCCGCGATGAGGACATAATATGGTGTGAGTATGGCCAATATCCCGATGATTATGCTTAGGATTCCAGATAGGATAAAGAGCCATTTCGCAGACTTGGCCTCGGGGGCAGACAAGCCGAATACCGCCTGAATAAAGCCCAAGAACAACATCATTACACCAAATACAATAACCACTATCCCTACGGTTATCTCAGGATACACAATTATCAGAATCCCAAGGATAACCAGTAGAAAGCCTCCAAGCATCCGCCACATCCAATTATTCTTTCCACCATCTACCACATTCTTTCCTCCAATGTTTTTTGAAGTCAGGCTCCGACACAACAAGCCCCAAGCCAGCTCAGCATAAGTTAGAAGTATTTTATTATAAAAGTATCGTTAAAAATCCCAGGTTTTTCGTTAATTTAATTCTTAACGGCTTGCAGATTATACTTAACATACCAAACATTGATATATGTAAAAGCCTCTGAGCAACTGGAGCCTGGGATAAATTTGGGCGAAATTAATCATCTGAACAGAAGGTCTGGTGGAAAGCGTAGGAATTTTGAAGAGAAAACGTATAAGAAGGATTATACTCGCGTGGCAATGCTAAATGTGAGGCGTCTTAGCGGCTTCAAATATGATGTCAAGGAGATTCTTAACGGTTCCAATATCGATTCTGCTTATGCCTCAGCCCTTTTGGCCAACATCATCGCTAAGGCATCCAGAGTATCTATATCCGAAGCTAAGGAGTACGTTCGCGGGGAGTCTTTGAAAGGTTACTATCAGAAGGAAGTTTCTGACGATATCTGCTCCCTTCTTGACAGGTATGCGAAATATCGCTGAAAGTCTGAAGATTTCTTATTTCTTCAAAGGCTCGAAGCTGAGCTTCTTTCCCTTATAATTGGCTCCTTCCATGGCCTTCATGGACTTTAGGGCAACATCCTTGTGCACTTCGACAATGGAATGCTGCTCACCCACTTCTATGTGCCCAATAGCGAGATCGCTTATTCTCGCTTTTTTGGCTACCAGGTTGGAAAGGTCAGGTGAAGAGACTTTGTCCTCCTTTCCCAGATTTATGCGGAATTTCACCATGCCGAAAATGTCCGAAATTTCATCGAAATCCCAGACTTTTCTCACTCTCTCCCTACCATGACTTTCTGGTACATTCACCTGGACTACTCCGACACCGCTGAAGTCCTTGATCTCCTTAAGGAGGTGTTCTTCTTGCGAGGTGACGAAGGTGATCGCCTTTCCCTCTTTGCCTGCCCTTCCAGTTCGGCCTATGCGATGCACATAAACCTCTGGATTCTCAGGGATGTCATAATTGATGACGTGAGTCACTCCCTCTATATCCAATCCCCGAGCGGCCACATCCGTGGCTATGAGGACCTTGATGCGATCGTTGCGGAAGTCCTCGAGCACCTTCTCTCTCTTAGCCTGGGTTAGGTCTCCATGAAGGGCCGCTACTGGATAACCGTACGACCCGAGGGCCTTCGCAAGGATGTCTACCATTTTTTTGGTTTGACAGAAAATCATAGCCTTTGGCTTCTCTGAATCGAGGATGCGGCATAGCGCCCATATCTTGTTCTTCCTCCCGATGTTGATATAGACCTGCTGCGTATTGGGCAATACTAGTCTCTCCTCAGAAATGTTGACCTTCTCTGGATCATTCATTTGCTCCGCTGCCAGTTCCTTTATTTCCGAAGGTAAGGTGGCTGAGAAAAGATACGTATTGCGCTTCTTGGGGAGCTTGGACATTATGTAGCGGATATCGTCGATGAAACCCATGTCCAGCATGCGGTCGGCCTCATCCAGGACGAGATGTTTTATGTTGCGAAGGTCAAGCGTGCCCCTCTTTATGTGGTCAATAATCCTTCCTGGTGTTCCCACAACTATATCCACACCTTTACGTAATTGCTCGAGCTGCGACTCTATTGACGCCCCTCCATACACTGGGAGCACTTTAAGGTTCATGAATTCCCCCAATCTTTCCAGCTCTTCCGAGACCTGTATCCCCAATTCGCGCGTAGGCACCAAGACCAATGCGCTTGGAGTCTTGCCTTTAGATATTTTTTGCAACAGAGGGATGCCGAAGGCAGCGGTCTTTCCGGTACCAGTTTGGGCTTGCGCCATGACGTCCTTGCCCTTCATGATTAAAGGTATGGTTGCCAGTTGCACCGGTGTAGGCTCTTCCCAGCCTAATTTCTCAATCGCCTTCATTATCCGAGAATCTATTCCCAAGGATTCGAAACCCGCCATCTATTTCACGCTTTGCTAGTCCACCATCTTATATCAAGCCTAAATGATTTGCCTTTAAAAGGAGATGTTACGATTTGACGATGACTTCACCGTATCATCTTCACCCTGCCAACGTAGAAATGTATCGAATCTCTATGGCTTGTCTCATCCTCGATGAGGTCGTCTAATATCTCCATCATTCTCTCTAGGCTTCCTTCTTTGACGTATTGCTTCAAATCTGAACGTAGCATGGCATGTTTTATGGCAGCATAAAGGTCAAGCATCAGTTGCTCATACCTCTCAAGCTCCAGAAGAGTGTCGAGCTCCGATCTGCCCCTGAAATCGAAAGAGACTGTAGGTAAAGGCGGAGCTTTGTACTCCTCAGGCAGTACGATCATCGCCAGCATTTCCTTAACCAAATTGGCATGTTTCTCCGAATCGGAAATCAGCTCGAAGAGGAGTTCGCGATAGCGCGGACTAGTCACGGCTACATATCCTTCCCATTCCGCTGCTGTCTCATATTCAGACTCTATCTGAAGAGCTTTGCTCAGCAACTTATGAAGCTCTTCCGCGCTGCGAATCTGCATCTCTCGCACCTGCTTTGGCGAAGGAGAGAAGGCGATATTTAGAGCCTTTCGGCTGAGACATCGCGATTGATTTTGAGATGAGGTGGGAGTCTAGTCAAATACAATCATTTTTTCTTCGCCGGCTTCTTTCCCTCCTTCAAGCCAGTAAAGAAGTCATGATGCTCCTCTTCGTCTTCCAATATCTCACGGAAGATGAAGGCTGTGGTGATGTCACCCTCCTCCTCGGCGTCTCGGATTATCTGCCTGTACATGTCGATTGCTTCCTGTTCGGCCTTTATATCGTTGTCCACCATTTCCCAGAATTCATCGCCCACCTCGATGTTGGCAGGCTTAGTGGTTGGCACACCTCCCAGATACCAGAGTCGCTCGGCAATTTTCTCTGCATGCTTCATCTCTACGATGGATATGTTCTTGAACTCCTCGCTAACAGCGTAATGCTCAACGCCTCTCCACTGCACATGCTGCCAAATGTACTGAATAGACACCTGGAGCTCTCTCGCTATAGCCTTATTCAACATGTCCAATAGCTTTTGTGATGCCATAATTATCCCTCCACGGAGACGTCTCCGCTCGTCATAAAATTCCAGCCATTCATTAATAAAGGTTGCTAAAAACGCCTTTCTGTCTCATTTTTCTTGAGAGCCCTCGGAGTGCCCTAAAGAGTCAAGATCAGAGTCCGAGGGGGGGATGATTCCACGTCGCTTCACCCACCAGAATGCTAGGAATGTGGCATTAACCGTGGCCATTATTAGCACTAATGAATACCATAACGCCAATGGGGCATCCATACCCGCGTATGAAGAGACGATGGTGGCCAAAGTGTTGGGCACCAATACAGCCGTGCCCAGGATGGTAAGCCATGCCACGGCGAGTGTCATGCGGTTGTTGAGCATCTGCAGCTGGTTATTGTAAATCGATTGCAGGACCTCCAGTCCTGAGGCCAAAACATCAGACATATGCTCAGCCAAGGAGATTTGGCGGTTGACGTCCTCGATCAATAAGCCGATCTTGGCTAGCACTTTGGGATTGTCTGTGATGACGTCCGCATCCCCATAGCGCAAGGAATTAAGGACATCATTGGTGCGCCACATAGAGTTGAGATACTCAATCAACGCATGCTTCATCTCGTATATATTGCGACCCAGCTTTTCCCTAGGAGCCTTGGGATCAGAGAGATACTCACTCATCTTATCCCCCTGATCTTGAATCTCGCGCAATTGCTCGAAGTTACGGTTGTTGTTCTCATCCAGGATGCGCACCAACATGTTGGTCAGCTTATCCTCGGGAGGCATGCTCTCTGGAAGCTTGCGTAGGAAGGTGTCAGCGTAGCGCGAAAATTGGATGAATCGCGTCACTCCTTCATTATGGATAGTAAGTATCAGATTCCTGCGTATAAGGATGATCAGATTGTAGGTTTTTATCTCCAAACCCATGATCCTCAGGGCTGGGACCATCAGGCCCAATTCTACATCGCGATCCTCGTAATTTGAATAGAATCCTTTCATCAGAGCGGAGACGATGGTATCACTGAATCCCAATTTCGCCGCCACTTCGGTGCCTTCCTTCTCCAGATCGCTCACGGTAAAATTTATCCAGGCGATACTGGAATTTTGTAATATATCGAGGAAATCCGAGGGCTTATCTGCCTGCATTTTTATCGGCTTTTGACCTATTGGCAGGGCCACGCAGACAGCCTTAGATCCTGATTGTGCCTGAGAGCTTAACCTCCTCTGCATGGCTGAGGGTTGCTCTAGGCTTACCCTTTCGTCCTGAATACCATTGGGCTGAGTCGCGAATATGCCTCCTTGAGCGCAAGGTATCGCATAGCTCCCTTGAATATTTCTCCCTTTTAGAATGGAAAGGAACCTTGATGAAAGGAAGGGAACATTGCCAATAAGATGAATAGAAAGTAACAAAGGATTTGCATGCTAATTGGTGCTCATGAAAGGATTCAAACCTATTTACGGTGCTTGGTCAGGTTTGTTGGGAGCCTTGGCCTTTGCTCTGCTCTGGTCTTGGGCCGTGGTGGCGGACGGTTCTTGGCAGTTTGGGGTGGACACACTTTCCGAGCTGGGGCGGATAGGTGGGGGAGGAAGAGACATCTTTAATTTCGGCGTGATTCTCGCCTCCCTTCTCTGGCTGCCATTCGCCCTAGGGCTGATGAAGATGCTTCCGTCAAGTTGGCTCTCGCGCATCGGAGGCTCGCTGTTCCTTGTCTCAGCGGCTTTCCTTTTTGCCATAGGTATCTTCCCCATCGACTCAGGTACGCCTCACACCGTGGCCAGCTGGGCCTTCTTCATTACCGCGCTGTTATCACTTCTTATGCTAGCCACTCCACTTTACCGTATGGAGGGGTTAGGTGTGATCCCTATGATCGCATCCATAACCGCGCCCATGCTATCCATGGCCTTCCTGGCCTTTACCTCAGTGCCCTTGGCCGAGGCCATAGCTGTGATATGTCTCAT is a window encoding:
- a CDS encoding ferritin family protein; this translates as MEFVLSQPTIDITKIKQGDVEKEALRLAIIAELDAISLYEQLASMVKKDDIRKVLLDVAKEEKTHVGEFQALLLKYDLEQREELEHGKEEVEELTEK
- a CDS encoding 4Fe-4S binding protein encodes the protein MTHLYTRIIRKTFDKRFFMAKLTRLPILGQAMEFAFFEDDDIIILPKEKVAEKAVSRSRTIEINIRAEPENVVLPSAVIEYFVLRSRYIFIMDKCMCRDANHCENYPASLGCVFLGRGVLKIPKDMGRMATPEEALEHLRKCREAGLVHLIGRDKIDSVWLGTGPKEDLLSICSCCECCCLWKMLPELNESINATVTRMPGVELIIDQDKCVGCEKCVREGVCYVSAIFIKEGKARIELNLCKGCGRCVEICPKQAIEMHILESDFLQRTINRIQPLVNVSKP
- a CDS encoding DUF308 domain-containing protein, producing the protein MVDGGKNNWMWRMLGGFLLVILGILIIVYPEITVGIVVIVFGVMMLFLGFIQAVFGLSAPEAKSAKWLFILSGILSIIIGILAILTPYYVLIAGWILIAIWAIIWGIFEIVAAFMVPAENMNTIYGDNGKWMAVATGLIAIVLGVIFLAYPESSLTTVVYIAGILVILAGFVQVFESVQMRRVRS
- a CDS encoding DEAD/DEAH box helicase; translated protein: MAGFESLGIDSRIMKAIEKLGWEEPTPVQLATIPLIMKGKDVMAQAQTGTGKTAAFGIPLLQKISKGKTPSALVLVPTRELGIQVSEELERLGEFMNLKVLPVYGGASIESQLEQLRKGVDIVVGTPGRIIDHIKRGTLDLRNIKHLVLDEADRMLDMGFIDDIRYIMSKLPKKRNTYLFSATLPSEIKELAAEQMNDPEKVNISEERLVLPNTQQVYINIGRKNKIWALCRILDSEKPKAMIFCQTKKMVDILAKALGSYGYPVAALHGDLTQAKREKVLEDFRNDRIKVLIATDVAARGLDIEGVTHVINYDIPENPEVYVHRIGRTGRAGKEGKAITFVTSQEEHLLKEIKDFSGVGVVQVNVPESHGRERVRKVWDFDEISDIFGMVKFRINLGKEDKVSSPDLSNLVAKKARISDLAIGHIEVGEQHSIVEVHKDVALKSMKAMEGANYKGKKLSFEPLKK
- a CDS encoding TasA family protein, which gives rise to MKKRMVMLAIGAMLAAALIAGGAYAYFSDTETSSGNQFSAGSLDLVLGTAGSMPISFINMVPGSSGSSYIQVQNQGSIVAELRISGQNLVDAEGMNYEPETNTAEPGDLSSNVDIEIFVDANANGLRDAGESLLWSGKLNAFNGATVTYGEMAIGATVNIGIYYSVPTTVGNEIMGDTVTFDIVFVLQQV
- a CDS encoding ABC-F family ATP-binding cassette domain-containing protein, whose protein sequence is MSKSFGKKDVLKSVTAIIEPGDRIGLVGSNGSGKSTLLRLLVGEIKPDTGEIEVRTSKIGYLPQFESEEGIIQDFCLDPKQKAKQARLEELEQLMMQAASDTSIDMNTVVMEYDRLLEELASGKDHSVEEFRNRAKQQLGIPDNLWNSSFQGLSGGEQTKMRLARLMMQAEDAELLILDEPTSHLDIEGTQALEEFLLRYKGALVVVSHDRYFLNSMVSTIWDLDDGKLREYRGNYSDFVEKKKLEKEKLRLAEEKLRHERDRLLKAAEEQHLRNRYGRAHKAMIRRAERLTPVETIREEGSISFQISTADKHGKAFIRAKNLLVARGKQKILDMVDFELNLGDKLGVFGPNGSGKTSLLKVLNGELPYLGELWISPAAKIGYFSQSHDGLDERLTPEEQLLQVLGKDDRAAARSILAKLLFDDLKVKTPIEKLSGGERAKVAIALLICEQRNLLLLDEPNNYLDVASREALEEALKEYPGTLILVTHDRYLLDAICNRVAELRGGMLRFFNGTYSQMQGVWRQEEYLTEAQVYRVVSGFTDWTTRKKLRSGDTIAIAPSELEFYKWAFDNGKLKKLDRKEYKKVKKVE
- a CDS encoding ferritin-like domain-containing protein, with the protein product MASQKLLDMLNKAIARELQVSIQYIWQHVQWRGVEHYAVSEEFKNISIVEMKHAEKIAERLWYLGGVPTTKPANIEVGDEFWEMVDNDIKAEQEAIDMYRQIIRDAEEEGDITTAFIFREILEDEEEHHDFFTGLKEGKKPAKKK